One Pyxicephalus adspersus chromosome 3, UCB_Pads_2.0, whole genome shotgun sequence genomic window carries:
- the TOMM5 gene encoding mitochondrial import receptor subunit TOM5 homolog, which translates to MFRLEGLGPKADPEELRAKMRQDVISSVRNFLIYVAVLRITPYILKKLDSI; encoded by the exons ATGTTCCGCTTAGAAGGTCTGGGGCCCAAAGCCGATCCCGAGGAGCTGCGAGCTAAGATGCGGCAAGATGTCATCAGCTCTGTACGGAACTTCCTCATCTATGTGGCCGTGCTGAGGATCA CCCCATATATCTTAAAGAAGCTGGATAGTATATGA